A single window of Gemmatimonadaceae bacterium DNA harbors:
- a CDS encoding von Willebrand factor type A domain-containing protein → MSRDNFELPDPAAFGVSDHVLRPTFDGAGHVDEGTIHAWLDGAFGSDDAARVDAHVASCATCQTQVAEARGLFAASARILGTLDGVPAGVVPKVDAAVTAARLATAVPTPRVARRPWIGIAAAAVLMVGSVTVWQRSGTRRGATTASEAPAPAPAASVAEVAGGARDTTVATVATSAQAPSPSASARRAPVAEHSSSRVADAAAPVPSAPESAPAPTVASAVASGVAPTTLASKVESPEASATARWFVMYGTVRDGATLQPVRSGSVQVSGTMYGSTVDSLGRFRIALAVSREVRLPVFARAIGYEPSSTTVAVTGDSSRVDFTLRARPASLAQTVVTASRSRPERALDAPAQISTLTSERIAQRPGNGAPAPAAAPANVGIAGGIARGRELAPQARKTTGMDSLGRFTPPRDREQYDRIEDNPFLAVRSNPMSTFSVDVDRASYGNVRRFITSGGRPPKDAVRIEELINYFPYDLPEPTGADPVRITTDVMPAPWQPRHQLVRIALQSKRIATDKLPPNNLVFLIDVSGSMMSPDKLPLVKQSLRLLVDQLRPQDRVAIVAYAGAAGLVLPSTSGDEKVQITEAIDRLEAGGSTAGGAGIMLAYATARANFLEHGNNRVIIATDGDFNVGATGGDLERLIELKRSEGVYLTVLGFGTGNYQDAMMEKLAKKGNGNYAYIDELNEARKMLMREMGATLLTVANDVKLQIEFNPAAVQGYRLIGYEDRLLRDEDFNDDQKDAGDMGAGHQVTALYEVVPVGVDGTVTLRGVDAPRYQAPAPATAGARDELLFVKLRYKKPGNSASQLLQQAVRTNSGRGTTDTRFAAAVAQFGMLLRDSEYKGTSSAAQVLEQARAALGEDEGGYRAAFIELVERWRQISR, encoded by the coding sequence ATGTCGCGTGACAACTTTGAGCTGCCGGATCCGGCGGCGTTCGGTGTGTCGGACCACGTGTTGCGGCCGACGTTCGATGGCGCCGGCCATGTCGATGAGGGAACGATCCACGCGTGGCTCGATGGCGCGTTCGGGAGCGACGACGCAGCGCGCGTTGACGCGCACGTGGCGAGCTGCGCGACGTGCCAGACGCAGGTCGCCGAGGCGCGCGGCCTGTTCGCCGCGAGCGCGCGGATCCTTGGTACGCTCGATGGCGTGCCGGCTGGGGTGGTGCCGAAGGTAGATGCCGCGGTGACCGCGGCCCGCCTGGCGACGGCCGTGCCGACGCCACGCGTGGCGCGCCGGCCGTGGATCGGGATTGCGGCCGCGGCGGTCCTGATGGTGGGCTCGGTGACGGTGTGGCAGCGGTCTGGCACGCGTCGTGGAGCGACTACGGCGAGTGAGGCGCCCGCTCCGGCGCCGGCAGCTTCGGTCGCGGAGGTGGCGGGTGGGGCTCGCGACACCACTGTTGCCACGGTCGCGACGTCGGCCCAAGCGCCGTCCCCATCCGCGAGCGCCCGCAGGGCGCCCGTGGCCGAGCACTCCTCCTCGCGCGTTGCTGACGCGGCTGCCCCCGTACCATCCGCGCCCGAATCAGCGCCAGCTCCCACCGTGGCATCTGCCGTGGCATCTGGCGTGGCCCCCACGACGCTCGCCTCCAAGGTCGAGAGCCCGGAGGCGTCGGCAACGGCGCGTTGGTTCGTGATGTACGGAACCGTTCGGGACGGAGCAACCCTGCAGCCCGTACGCTCCGGGTCCGTGCAAGTCTCCGGGACCATGTACGGGTCGACCGTCGATTCGCTCGGACGCTTTCGCATCGCGCTCGCCGTGTCGCGCGAGGTCCGCCTACCCGTGTTTGCACGGGCGATCGGCTACGAACCATCCTCGACGACCGTCGCAGTGACGGGTGACTCCTCGCGCGTGGACTTCACCCTCCGCGCACGCCCCGCATCGCTCGCGCAAACGGTGGTGACGGCCTCGCGGTCCCGCCCTGAACGCGCGCTTGATGCACCCGCGCAGATCAGCACGCTCACCAGCGAACGCATCGCACAGCGCCCCGGGAACGGGGCCCCCGCACCCGCGGCGGCTCCGGCCAATGTGGGCATCGCCGGCGGCATTGCCCGTGGTCGTGAACTCGCGCCGCAGGCCCGCAAGACGACCGGCATGGACTCCCTCGGCCGCTTCACGCCGCCGCGCGACCGCGAGCAGTACGACCGCATCGAAGACAATCCGTTCCTCGCGGTGCGTTCGAACCCGATGTCCACCTTCTCCGTGGATGTGGACCGCGCCAGCTACGGCAACGTGCGCCGCTTCATCACGAGCGGTGGGCGGCCGCCCAAGGATGCGGTGCGCATCGAGGAGCTCATCAACTACTTCCCGTACGATCTCCCCGAACCCACAGGGGCCGATCCGGTGCGCATCACCACCGATGTCATGCCGGCGCCGTGGCAGCCCAGGCATCAGCTGGTGCGCATTGCGCTGCAGTCCAAGCGGATTGCCACCGATAAGCTGCCGCCGAACAACCTGGTGTTCCTCATCGATGTCTCCGGCTCGATGATGTCGCCCGATAAGCTCCCGCTCGTGAAGCAGTCGCTTCGGTTGCTCGTCGATCAGCTGCGGCCGCAGGATCGCGTGGCGATCGTGGCCTACGCCGGCGCGGCCGGGCTAGTGCTGCCCAGCACGAGTGGCGATGAGAAGGTGCAGATCACCGAGGCCATCGATCGCCTCGAGGCGGGGGGCTCCACGGCCGGTGGGGCCGGCATCATGCTCGCCTATGCCACGGCGCGCGCCAACTTCCTCGAGCACGGCAACAATCGCGTGATCATTGCCACCGATGGCGACTTCAACGTGGGCGCGACCGGTGGCGACCTGGAGCGGCTCATTGAACTCAAGCGCAGCGAGGGCGTGTACCTCACCGTGCTGGGCTTCGGGACCGGCAACTACCAGGACGCGATGATGGAAAAGCTCGCGAAGAAGGGGAATGGCAACTACGCCTACATCGACGAGCTGAACGAGGCGCGCAAGATGCTGATGCGCGAGATGGGCGCCACGCTGCTCACCGTCGCGAACGATGTGAAGCTGCAGATCGAGTTCAACCCCGCCGCCGTGCAGGGCTATCGTCTGATCGGCTACGAGGATCGCCTGCTGCGCGACGAAGACTTCAACGACGACCAGAAAGACGCCGGCGACATGGGGGCCGGGCATCAGGTCACGGCGCTGTACGAGGTGGTACCGGTGGGCGTCGACGGCACGGTCACGCTCCGCGGCGTCGATGCACCGCGCTACCAGGCGCCCGCTCCCGCGACCGCGGGGGCGCGCGACGAGTTGCTCTTCGTGAAGCTGCGCTACAAGAAGCCCGGCAACAGTGCCAGTCAGCTGCTGCAGCAGGCCGTGCGCACGAACAGCGGCCGTGGCACCACCGACACGCGCTTCGCGGCGGCCGTCGCGCAGTTCGGGATGCTGCTGCGCGACTCGGAGTACAAGGGAACGAGCAGCGCCGCGCAGGTCCTGGAGCAGGCCCGCGCGGCGCTGGGGGAAGACGAGGGCGGCTATCGCGCCGCGTTCATCGAGCTGGTCGAACGCTGGCGGCAAATTTCGAGGTAA